Proteins encoded in a region of the Streptomyces liliiviolaceus genome:
- a CDS encoding LacI family DNA-binding transcriptional regulator: MTMSQSGGRRRPPTIHDVAREAGVSRGTVSRVLNGGHYVSPAAQEAVNAAIRRTGYVVNRHARSLITGRSDSIGFLLTEPQERFFEDPNFNVLLRGCTQALAAHDIPLLLMLAGTEDERRRITRYITAGHVDGVLLVSSHSGDPVAEQLRDAGVPLVMCGKPIGVGSKISYVAADDRDGARDMVRHLVSLGRRRVGMVTGPLDTPGGVERLAGYREVLTESGIDLDERLVTSGDYSRASGEAGAELLLERSPDMDAVFVASDLMAQGVLSALQRAGRSVPGDVAVGGFDDSSAAVAASPELTTIRQPYDRISSEMVRVLLAQIGGEDPAAVILPTELVKRQST, translated from the coding sequence GCGAGGCCGGAGTGTCCCGGGGGACGGTGTCACGCGTCCTGAACGGCGGGCACTACGTCAGCCCCGCCGCCCAGGAAGCGGTCAACGCCGCCATCCGCAGGACGGGTTACGTCGTGAACCGGCACGCCCGCTCGCTGATCACCGGACGCTCGGACTCGATCGGCTTCCTGCTCACCGAACCGCAGGAGAGGTTCTTCGAGGACCCCAACTTCAACGTCCTGCTGCGCGGTTGTACGCAGGCACTCGCGGCGCACGACATCCCCTTGCTGCTGATGCTGGCGGGCACCGAGGACGAGCGGCGCCGCATCACGCGGTACATCACGGCGGGCCATGTCGACGGGGTGCTGCTGGTGTCCAGCCACTCCGGCGACCCGGTGGCCGAGCAACTGCGCGACGCCGGTGTGCCGCTCGTCATGTGCGGCAAGCCCATCGGCGTCGGCTCCAAGATCAGTTACGTGGCCGCGGACGACCGGGACGGCGCCCGGGACATGGTGCGCCATCTGGTGTCGCTCGGCCGGCGCCGGGTGGGCATGGTGACCGGCCCGCTGGACACCCCCGGCGGTGTCGAGCGCCTGGCGGGCTACCGCGAGGTGCTCACCGAGTCGGGCATCGACCTGGACGAACGCCTCGTCACGTCCGGCGACTACAGCCGGGCCAGCGGCGAGGCGGGCGCCGAACTGCTCCTGGAACGGTCGCCGGACATGGACGCCGTCTTCGTGGCCTCCGACCTGATGGCGCAGGGCGTGCTGAGCGCGCTGCAGCGGGCGGGCCGCAGCGTCCCCGGCGATGTCGCGGTGGGCGGTTTCGACGACTCCTCCGCGGCGGTCGCGGCGAGCCCCGAACTCACCACGATCCGCCAGCCCTACGACCGGATCAGTTCCGAGATGGTCCGGGTGCTGCTCGCCCAGATCGGCGGAGAGGATCCGGCGGCGGTGATCCTGCCGACGGAGCTGGTGAAACGCCAGTCGACCTGA
- a CDS encoding SseB family protein: protein MTMTDATDEGTAEVILRALSVLAHDGGDRHARATLADSDVLIPSYGMDDDGGDPIQLLLPVTERTVLVFTSEARMVHSLPGVRHYCLVPLGTLPAYWPERNPSLIIDAGSPDSVILTAEGVRTLLSADGR, encoded by the coding sequence ATGACCATGACCGACGCGACCGACGAAGGCACCGCCGAGGTGATCCTCCGGGCCCTGAGCGTGCTGGCCCACGACGGAGGGGACCGGCACGCGCGGGCGACGCTGGCCGACAGCGACGTACTGATCCCGTCCTACGGCATGGACGACGACGGCGGGGACCCGATACAGCTGCTCCTGCCGGTCACGGAGCGGACCGTGCTGGTCTTCACCTCGGAGGCGCGCATGGTCCACTCCCTGCCCGGTGTCCGTCACTACTGTCTCGTCCCGCTCGGCACGCTCCCTGCGTACTGGCCCGAGAGGAACCCCTCTCTGATCATCGACGCCGGGTCGCCGGACAGCGTGATCCTCACCGCCGAGGGCGTACGGACACTGCTGTCCGCCGACGGCCGGTGA
- a CDS encoding TMEM165/GDT1 family protein, with product MHLDPLAILTAFGLIFLAELPDKTMFASLAMGTRMRPLYVWFGTSTAFIVHVAIAVGAGSLIGLLPDWTVKSVSAALFAFGAFMLLRGGDDEDEEDAGGRTVTGFWPVYTTAFMAVFISEWGDLTQITTANLAATNGVASVAIGSAAALMSVSALALLAGRFIAKRVPLKTVQRVGGICMLGLAVWSVVEIFAG from the coding sequence ATGCATCTCGACCCTCTGGCGATCCTCACCGCCTTCGGGCTGATCTTCCTCGCCGAGCTGCCGGACAAGACGATGTTCGCGTCACTCGCCATGGGCACCCGCATGCGGCCCCTGTACGTGTGGTTCGGCACGTCCACCGCCTTCATCGTGCATGTCGCCATCGCGGTGGGCGCCGGAAGCCTCATCGGCCTGCTGCCCGACTGGACCGTCAAGTCCGTCTCGGCCGCCCTCTTCGCGTTCGGCGCCTTCATGCTGCTGCGCGGCGGCGACGACGAGGACGAGGAGGACGCCGGCGGCCGTACCGTCACCGGCTTCTGGCCCGTCTACACGACCGCCTTCATGGCCGTCTTCATCAGCGAGTGGGGCGATCTGACGCAGATCACGACCGCCAACCTCGCCGCCACGAACGGGGTCGCGTCCGTGGCCATCGGTTCGGCGGCGGCCCTGATGTCGGTCTCGGCGCTGGCGCTGCTGGCCGGACGCTTCATCGCCAAGCGCGTACCGCTGAAGACCGTGCAGCGCGTCGGCGGGATCTGCATGCTCGGCCTCGCCGTCTGGTCGGTGGTGGAGATCTTCGCGGGCTGA
- a CDS encoding VOC family protein: MSEGLKTITYPVKDLARAKALFGALLGVEPYVDEAYYVGFRAPGQPEVGLDPHGHAKGLTGPVPYWYVDDIKAGLASLVGAGAEVVQDVQDVGGGMLIASVKDADGNAVGLVQEAS; this comes from the coding sequence ATGTCCGAAGGCCTGAAGACCATCACCTACCCCGTCAAGGACCTCGCCCGGGCCAAGGCCCTGTTCGGCGCGCTCCTCGGAGTGGAGCCGTACGTGGACGAGGCGTACTACGTGGGTTTCCGGGCGCCGGGGCAGCCCGAGGTCGGGCTCGACCCGCACGGGCACGCCAAGGGGCTGACCGGGCCGGTCCCCTACTGGTACGTCGACGACATCAAGGCGGGCCTCGCCTCTCTCGTCGGCGCCGGCGCCGAGGTGGTCCAGGACGTCCAGGACGTCGGCGGCGGCATGCTGATCGCCTCCGTGAAGGACGCGGACGGCAACGCGGTCGGTCTGGTCCAGGAGGCGTCCTGA
- a CDS encoding MarR family winged helix-turn-helix transcriptional regulator: protein MAAEKAASRLEDQWRDILSVHARTMCEIDRELHPHGLGASDFEVLDILVSDTSGPTTQEKTGRAPAEQCRVQNIADRIHLSQSALSRLIGRLEKEGLVERSICQEDRRGVWVALTQKGRDLHTQVRPLQRAALARMLTDA from the coding sequence ATGGCAGCAGAGAAGGCCGCTTCCCGGCTGGAGGACCAGTGGCGGGACATCCTGTCGGTGCACGCGCGCACCATGTGCGAGATCGACCGCGAACTCCATCCGCACGGACTGGGCGCCAGTGACTTCGAGGTGCTCGACATCCTCGTGTCGGACACCTCGGGCCCGACCACACAGGAGAAGACGGGCCGGGCCCCCGCCGAGCAGTGCCGTGTGCAGAACATCGCCGACCGGATCCATCTGAGCCAGAGCGCCCTCTCGCGGCTGATCGGACGCCTGGAGAAGGAGGGCCTGGTGGAGCGGAGCATCTGCCAGGAGGACCGGCGCGGCGTCTGGGTGGCCCTCACGCAGAAGGGCCGCGACCTGCACACCCAGGTCCGCCCCCTCCAACGCGCCGCCCTGGCGCGCATGCTGACCGACGCCTGA
- a CDS encoding AraC family transcriptional regulator — MVEDEERQAGVSSYETRSVDESHVVIAEHYYDLRLEVPGRAEDFLTRLSVAELGALTVGDVSFGTEVRIDFAQPRVYHVTVPLTGRFRCRQGYGASAYTVPERAVFLQPERGIRVDDWSADCRALTVKIDMAALHERLEALLGGPVRRPPSFETYIDVGQGAGRSWADLALWCLLEKNTSNGLLGRPLIRSRIEQTLLEGLLLACGHSYRGALETPVPAARPATVRRVMEAIEERPDEHYDAARLASLSQIGVRALQEAFRKHVGMSPTAYVTEVRLRRAHEQLLAADPATITVTEVAYRWGFAHLGRFAQRYRNRFGTSPAQTLRSG; from the coding sequence GTGGTCGAGGACGAAGAGCGGCAGGCCGGGGTCAGCAGCTACGAGACACGCAGCGTGGACGAGTCCCATGTCGTCATCGCGGAGCACTACTACGACCTCCGCCTCGAAGTACCGGGCCGGGCCGAGGACTTCCTCACCCGGCTCAGCGTGGCCGAACTCGGCGCCCTGACCGTCGGCGACGTCAGTTTCGGCACCGAGGTGAGGATCGACTTCGCACAGCCGCGGGTCTACCACGTGACCGTGCCCCTCACCGGCCGCTTCCGCTGCAGGCAGGGGTACGGGGCGTCGGCGTACACCGTTCCCGAGCGCGCGGTGTTCCTCCAGCCGGAACGCGGGATCCGGGTGGACGACTGGTCGGCCGACTGCCGTGCCCTCACCGTGAAGATCGACATGGCTGCCCTGCACGAGCGGCTGGAGGCCCTGCTCGGCGGGCCCGTACGCCGTCCGCCGTCCTTCGAGACGTACATCGACGTCGGCCAGGGGGCCGGGCGCAGCTGGGCGGATCTCGCGCTGTGGTGCCTGCTGGAGAAGAACACCTCGAACGGGCTGCTGGGCCGGCCCCTGATCCGGTCCCGGATCGAGCAGACCCTGCTGGAGGGGCTGCTGCTCGCGTGCGGGCACTCCTACCGCGGCGCGCTGGAGACGCCCGTGCCGGCGGCGCGGCCCGCGACGGTCCGGCGGGTCATGGAGGCGATCGAGGAACGCCCCGACGAGCACTACGACGCGGCGCGGCTGGCCTCCCTGTCCCAGATCGGGGTGCGCGCCCTCCAGGAGGCGTTTCGCAAACATGTGGGGATGTCCCCCACCGCGTATGTCACCGAGGTCCGGCTGCGGCGGGCGCACGAGCAGCTGCTCGCGGCCGATCCCGCGACGATCACCGTCACGGAGGTGGCGTACCGGTGGGGGTTCGCGCATCTCGGGCGCTTCGCGCAGCGCTACCGGAACCGGTTCGGGACCTCGCCCGCGCAGACGCTGCGTTCGGGCTGA
- a CDS encoding SseB family protein has product MEISSNDSATVEAQRALSVLAENAGDGAALDTLAGSDVLVPVPDDAQDETAADPTVVALPVLEQPGSDPLVPVFTSEVTMAELLPSVSRYRLVPLGTLAAQWPSSDLSLSIDASTPHGLTLDSQGVRTLLAPRA; this is encoded by the coding sequence ATGGAGATTTCCTCGAACGACAGCGCCACGGTGGAGGCCCAGCGCGCGCTGAGCGTCCTGGCCGAGAACGCCGGGGACGGCGCGGCGCTGGACACACTGGCCGGTAGTGACGTGCTGGTCCCGGTGCCCGACGACGCCCAGGACGAGACAGCGGCCGACCCCACGGTCGTGGCCCTGCCCGTCCTCGAACAGCCGGGCTCCGACCCGCTGGTCCCGGTGTTCACCTCGGAGGTGACGATGGCCGAGCTGCTGCCGTCCGTCTCGCGCTACCGCCTCGTCCCCCTGGGGACGCTCGCCGCGCAGTGGCCCTCCAGCGACCTCTCGCTGAGCATAGACGCCAGCACGCCGCACGGACTGACCCTCGACTCGCAGGGTGTACGCACCCTGCTGGCGCCCCGCGCCTGA
- a CDS encoding acyl-CoA dehydrogenase family protein, whose amino-acid sequence MIAPPEPALTERELIDRATALRPVLLERQAETEELTRYPQETHEDFLRAGFYRTLQPRRYGGYEFGLPTFFRVVTEITRGCPSTGWALSLTAAHVLQFAAQFDERAQDEVFGTHGEFRAASTVAPVGVARPNGDDGIVLDGIWPYSSGSPYSTHYLGQTLRAPEKPGDPPGPMVLFVAPRPVWTLVDDWHGVLGLRGSGSNSVRMDQARIPEHLTREVSLLDLPVEGGTPGSKLHGNALYAGRAPSVYHGELAAIMTGIGYAAADEYARILADRPLTLEPDRTRAELHDYQRHLGEALGMIHTAQAALQRNAEDYMEACRRNVSGEAPFTVADDNRLAFVFLNAGRTAWDALQNILFRTAGSRYARDGERMQRYFRDAATYWSHIGASMAEPLARRVGRDRLGLPSHDIPLIP is encoded by the coding sequence GTGATCGCCCCTCCCGAACCCGCACTGACCGAACGTGAACTCATCGACCGGGCCACCGCCCTGCGGCCCGTACTGCTCGAACGCCAGGCGGAGACAGAGGAGTTGACGCGCTACCCGCAGGAGACGCACGAGGACTTCCTGCGGGCCGGCTTCTACCGGACCCTCCAGCCGCGCCGCTACGGAGGCTACGAGTTCGGGCTGCCGACCTTCTTCCGCGTGGTCACCGAGATCACCCGCGGCTGCCCCTCCACCGGCTGGGCCCTGTCCCTGACCGCCGCCCATGTCCTGCAGTTCGCGGCGCAGTTCGACGAGCGGGCCCAGGACGAGGTCTTCGGCACCCACGGCGAGTTCCGCGCCGCGTCCACCGTCGCACCCGTCGGAGTCGCCCGGCCGAACGGCGACGACGGGATCGTCCTGGACGGCATCTGGCCCTACTCCTCCGGTTCCCCGTACTCCACCCACTACCTCGGCCAGACCCTGCGCGCCCCGGAGAAGCCCGGCGACCCGCCCGGACCGATGGTGCTGTTCGTCGCCCCGCGCCCGGTGTGGACCCTCGTCGACGACTGGCACGGCGTCCTCGGCCTGCGCGGCAGCGGCTCCAACAGCGTCCGCATGGACCAGGCCCGTATCCCCGAACACCTCACCCGCGAGGTGAGCCTGCTCGACCTGCCCGTGGAGGGCGGCACCCCCGGCTCGAAGCTGCACGGCAACGCCCTGTACGCGGGACGCGCGCCCAGCGTCTACCACGGGGAACTGGCGGCCATCATGACCGGCATCGGATACGCCGCCGCCGACGAATACGCCCGGATCCTCGCCGACCGGCCGCTGACCCTGGAACCGGACCGTACCCGCGCGGAACTGCACGACTACCAGCGTCATCTCGGCGAGGCGCTCGGCATGATCCACACCGCGCAGGCCGCCCTCCAGCGCAACGCCGAGGACTACATGGAGGCCTGCCGCCGCAACGTCTCCGGCGAGGCGCCCTTCACCGTCGCCGACGACAACCGGCTCGCGTTCGTCTTCCTCAACGCGGGACGCACGGCCTGGGACGCCCTGCAGAACATCCTCTTCCGCACGGCCGGCTCACGCTACGCGCGCGACGGCGAACGGATGCAGCGCTACTTCCGGGACGCCGCCACGTACTGGTCGCACATCGGGGCGAGCATGGCCGAGCCACTGGCCCGGCGCGTGGGCCGCGACCGGCTCGGACTGCCCTCGCACGACATTCCGCTCATCCCGTGA
- a CDS encoding carbohydrate binding domain-containing protein, translated as MGRTPLGRSRRPLLAALVATGLLGALAGPPETGPAPMETVAADANTATVFYYTKTKNWSSTYLHYAPDGGAWTTVPGTKMEAACTDWVKKTVDLGSAAGLAATFNDGGGTWDNNGGANYALGTGNITVKDGVIAHSDPCAGTEPAEGNQATVYYSTATTGWTTANIHYAPTGGTWTTSPGVGMEAACTGWWKKTLDLGTATSLKAAFNNGNGVWDNNNSADYALTSGTSTVKDRTVTKDAADPCAAVEPDTEAPTAPAKVTASATNTSVVVSWDAATDNIGVTKYQVARTGGTKGTMVTDIGSTVFSDTGLEERTRYTYTVKAVDAAGNTSPASAAATATTGDKAPDPASGTPLGTDPRKDPIYFVLTARFNDGDSSNNRGGSQHTKSGNAANNDPMFRGDFKGLVEKLDYVKALGFSAIWVTPVVLNRSDYDYHGYHGYDFYKVDPRLESAGASYQDLINAAHAKGMKIYQDVVYNHSSRWGAKGLFTPTVYGVRDSQWSWYYDERNEGFEYDGLTVEPKSGKAYYNGDLWSTAEPSGNTCLNWGKPTGGKSAEGYTLYNCQWPSPTSGMFPKALYHQCWIGNWEGEDARSCWLHEDLADFNTENTTVQNYLIGAYDKYIDMGVDGFRVDTAVHIPRVTWNRRFLPAIQERVTQKFGAEAARNFFVFGEVAAFVNDKWNRGSVNHSAQFYTWKERKEYSADDEVAALEQFTYENDQGTGNQPTSTNAFLDGNNYHTPDRSRFSGMNIIDMRMHMNFGDAQNAYGNGKDSDDSVNDATYNVVYVDSHDYGPNKSSERYTGGTDAWAENMALMWTFRGIPTLYYGSEIEFQQGKKIDCGPSCPLATTGRAYYGDHLAGSVTASDFGTVGSASGEVANTLAQPLVKHVQRLNQIRRAVPALQTGQYSTEGISGSMAFKRRYTSGSTDSFALVTVTGGATYTGIPNGTYKDAVTGDVKTVSNGTLSVGAPGKGNLRVYVLNGPGKIGADGPYLK; from the coding sequence ATGGGACGTACACCCCTCGGTCGGTCGCGGCGCCCGCTCCTCGCGGCGCTGGTGGCGACCGGACTGCTCGGCGCGCTCGCGGGGCCACCGGAGACGGGCCCCGCCCCGATGGAGACGGTCGCCGCCGACGCGAACACGGCGACCGTCTTCTACTACACGAAGACCAAGAACTGGTCCTCCACCTATCTGCACTACGCGCCGGACGGCGGCGCGTGGACCACCGTGCCGGGCACGAAGATGGAGGCGGCCTGCACGGACTGGGTGAAGAAGACCGTCGACCTCGGCTCGGCGGCCGGGCTCGCGGCCACCTTCAACGACGGCGGCGGCACCTGGGACAACAACGGTGGCGCCAACTACGCGCTCGGCACGGGGAACATCACCGTCAAGGACGGGGTGATCGCCCACAGCGACCCGTGCGCCGGCACCGAACCGGCCGAGGGCAACCAGGCCACGGTCTACTACTCGACGGCCACCACCGGCTGGACGACGGCCAACATCCACTACGCGCCGACCGGCGGCACCTGGACGACCTCGCCCGGCGTCGGCATGGAGGCCGCCTGCACCGGCTGGTGGAAGAAGACCCTCGACCTCGGCACGGCGACCTCACTGAAGGCGGCCTTCAACAACGGCAACGGCGTCTGGGACAACAACAACAGCGCCGACTACGCCCTCACCTCCGGCACCTCGACCGTCAAGGACCGTACGGTCACCAAGGACGCGGCGGACCCGTGCGCCGCCGTCGAGCCGGACACCGAGGCGCCGACCGCGCCGGCCAAGGTGACCGCGAGCGCCACGAACACCTCCGTCGTCGTCAGCTGGGACGCGGCGACCGACAACATCGGAGTGACCAAGTACCAGGTGGCCCGCACCGGCGGCACCAAGGGCACGATGGTCACCGACATCGGATCGACGGTGTTCTCCGACACGGGACTTGAGGAGAGGACCCGCTACACCTACACGGTGAAGGCGGTCGACGCGGCGGGCAACACCTCACCCGCCTCCGCCGCGGCCACCGCGACGACCGGGGACAAGGCCCCCGACCCCGCCTCCGGCACCCCGCTGGGCACCGACCCCCGCAAGGACCCCATCTACTTCGTCCTCACCGCCCGCTTCAACGACGGCGACAGCTCCAACAACCGCGGCGGCAGCCAGCACACCAAGTCGGGCAACGCGGCGAACAACGACCCCATGTTCCGGGGCGACTTCAAGGGACTGGTCGAGAAACTCGACTACGTCAAGGCGCTCGGCTTCTCGGCGATCTGGGTCACCCCGGTGGTCCTCAACCGCTCGGACTACGACTACCACGGCTATCACGGCTACGACTTCTACAAGGTCGACCCGCGCCTGGAGTCGGCCGGCGCCTCCTACCAGGACCTGATCAACGCGGCGCACGCCAAGGGCATGAAGATCTACCAGGACGTCGTCTACAACCACAGCTCCCGCTGGGGCGCCAAAGGCCTGTTCACCCCCACCGTGTACGGCGTCCGCGACTCCCAGTGGAGCTGGTACTACGACGAGAGGAACGAGGGCTTCGAGTACGACGGCCTCACCGTCGAACCCAAGTCCGGCAAGGCGTACTACAACGGCGACCTGTGGTCGACCGCCGAGCCGTCCGGCAACACCTGCCTCAACTGGGGCAAGCCCACCGGAGGCAAGAGCGCAGAGGGCTACACGCTCTACAACTGCCAGTGGCCCAGCCCCACTTCGGGCATGTTCCCCAAGGCGCTCTACCACCAGTGCTGGATCGGCAACTGGGAGGGCGAGGACGCGCGCTCCTGCTGGCTGCACGAGGACCTGGCCGACTTCAACACCGAGAACACCACCGTCCAGAACTACTTGATCGGCGCCTACGACAAGTACATCGACATGGGCGTCGACGGATTCCGCGTGGACACGGCCGTGCACATACCCAGGGTCACCTGGAACCGCCGTTTCCTGCCCGCCATCCAGGAGCGTGTCACCCAGAAGTTCGGCGCCGAGGCCGCGCGGAACTTCTTCGTCTTCGGCGAGGTCGCGGCCTTCGTCAACGACAAGTGGAACCGCGGCTCGGTCAACCACTCCGCGCAGTTCTACACCTGGAAGGAGCGCAAGGAGTACAGCGCCGACGACGAAGTGGCGGCCCTGGAGCAGTTCACCTACGAGAACGACCAGGGCACCGGGAACCAGCCGACGTCCACCAACGCCTTCCTGGACGGGAACAACTACCACACCCCCGACCGCAGTCGGTTCTCCGGCATGAACATCATCGACATGCGGATGCACATGAACTTCGGCGACGCGCAGAACGCCTACGGCAACGGCAAGGACTCCGACGACAGCGTCAACGACGCCACGTACAACGTCGTCTACGTCGACAGCCACGACTACGGGCCCAACAAGAGCAGCGAGCGCTACACCGGCGGCACCGACGCGTGGGCCGAGAACATGGCCCTGATGTGGACCTTCCGCGGCATCCCGACCCTGTACTACGGCTCGGAGATCGAGTTCCAGCAGGGCAAGAAGATCGACTGCGGTCCGAGCTGCCCGCTGGCGACGACCGGTCGCGCGTACTACGGCGACCATCTCGCCGGCAGTGTCACGGCCTCCGACTTCGGCACGGTCGGCTCCGCGAGCGGCGAGGTCGCGAACACCCTCGCGCAGCCCCTGGTCAAGCACGTCCAGCGGCTCAACCAGATCCGCCGGGCCGTCCCCGCCCTGCAGACGGGGCAGTACTCCACCGAGGGCATCAGCGGCTCGATGGCCTTCAAGCGCCGGTACACCAGCGGCTCGACGGACAGCTTCGCCCTGGTCACCGTCACGGGCGGCGCCACATACACGGGCATCCCGAACGGCACCTACAAGGACGCCGTCACCGGGGACGTGAAGACCGTCTCCAACGGCACGCTGAGCGTCGGCGCCCCCGGCAAGGGCAACCTCCGGGTGTACGTGCTGAACGGCCCCGGGAAGATCGGCGCCGACGGCCCGTACCTGAAGTAG
- a CDS encoding alpha-L-fucosidase, whose translation MPMQPWFPGAKLGIFIHYGVYAVGGAAESWSFYTGEMTHEQYMKQLDGFSASRYDPDAWAELFARVGARYAVLTTRHHDGVALWDTDHRNLDVVRDTPAGRDLVTGFVEALRARDLKVGLYYSHSDWNHPDYASERHPGPYIVPLNAYSQAEPGREDPAAWARYLAYRDGQVRELVERFRPDILWFDGEWERTEEQWRTDELADLILAGNPDTVLNGRIPGHGDYATPEQGTPLQAPDGPWELCLTINGSWSHRPQDRDFKSVRQLVRYFTETIGMGGNLLLAAAPREDGTIPEEQITRMEGLGAWIGRHSDAVYGTVAGLPAGHHYGPSTLSADRRTLYLVCFDAPRDSVSVRGLRNRVRRVTVLGTGTELGHHVTGGLDTVPGVTWIDAPAAADLDEEATVLAVELEGELDLYTGAGRL comes from the coding sequence ATGCCGATGCAACCCTGGTTTCCCGGTGCCAAGCTGGGCATCTTCATCCACTACGGCGTCTACGCCGTCGGTGGCGCCGCCGAGTCCTGGTCCTTCTACACGGGCGAGATGACGCACGAGCAGTACATGAAACAGCTCGACGGTTTCAGCGCGTCGCGTTACGACCCCGACGCCTGGGCCGAGTTGTTCGCCCGCGTCGGCGCCCGGTACGCGGTCCTGACCACCCGGCACCACGACGGGGTCGCCCTCTGGGACACCGATCACCGCAATCTCGACGTGGTCCGGGACACCCCGGCGGGCCGCGACCTCGTCACCGGGTTCGTCGAGGCACTGCGCGCCCGGGACCTCAAGGTCGGCCTCTACTACTCGCACTCCGACTGGAACCACCCGGACTACGCGAGTGAGCGGCACCCGGGGCCGTACATCGTGCCGCTGAACGCGTACTCGCAGGCCGAGCCCGGCCGGGAGGACCCGGCGGCCTGGGCGCGCTATCTCGCGTACCGCGACGGACAGGTCCGCGAACTCGTCGAACGCTTCCGGCCCGACATCCTCTGGTTCGACGGCGAGTGGGAGCGCACCGAGGAGCAGTGGCGGACGGACGAGCTCGCCGACCTGATCCTCGCGGGCAATCCGGACACCGTCCTCAACGGCCGGATACCCGGCCACGGCGACTACGCCACGCCCGAACAGGGCACCCCGCTCCAGGCCCCGGACGGCCCGTGGGAACTGTGCCTCACCATCAACGGCTCATGGAGCCACCGGCCGCAGGACCGCGACTTCAAGTCGGTGCGCCAGCTGGTGCGGTACTTCACCGAGACCATCGGCATGGGCGGCAATCTGCTGCTGGCCGCGGCACCGCGCGAGGACGGCACGATCCCCGAGGAACAGATCACCCGCATGGAGGGCCTCGGCGCGTGGATCGGGCGGCACTCGGACGCCGTGTACGGCACGGTCGCCGGGCTGCCCGCCGGGCACCACTACGGCCCCAGCACCCTGTCCGCCGACCGGCGCACGCTGTATCTGGTGTGCTTCGACGCGCCGCGCGACTCCGTGTCGGTCCGGGGGCTGCGCAACCGGGTCCGGCGCGTCACGGTCCTCGGCACGGGCACGGAACTGGGCCATCACGTCACGGGCGGGCTCGACACCGTACCGGGGGTGACGTGGATCGACGCGCCCGCGGCGGCCGATCTGGACGAGGAGGCGACCGTGCTGGCCGTGGAACTGGAGGGGGAACTGGACCTGTACACGGGGGCGGGCCGGCTCTGA